The sequence AAACGTACAGAATTTGAACAGCGTGCCAATCAAATTTGAATGCAACATTTATCTATCCTATGAAGTTTCTTACCAAGAACTAGAAGAGATTGTAATAAATGTAAGAGAAAAATTAAAGACAAACAAGGACCTGGCAAAATATATATTAGAAGATGTTAGACTATTTGGTATCATGGAAATGAATGAAAAATCATATGTAGCAAAAACAACAGGTATTGCTATGCCAGGTTATCAATGGGCACTAGCTAGAGAAGAAAGAAAAATAATAATAGAGGAAATGTACCAAAGAAATCTAAATCCTAGTACTCAAGTAGTAGCGGTAACAAAAGGAAAGGTTGCAAATGAAGAAATATAAAACGGGAGATATAGTAAGCCTAAAAAAAGGACACCCATGCGGAGAAAATAAATGGAAAATCGAACGCACAGGTGCAGACATCAAATTAAAATGCCTTGGATGTGAAAAAAATATTTGGTTAACCAGAATAGATTTTGACAAGAAGATAAGGAAAATCCAAG comes from Anaerococcus urinomassiliensis and encodes:
- a CDS encoding DUF951 domain-containing protein, whose product is MKKYKTGDIVSLKKGHPCGENKWKIERTGADIKLKCLGCEKNIWLTRIDFDKKIRKIQDKDGKMVSIVNYQVE